The nucleotide window GCCTGGACGCCGCCACGGCCGGGTCAAGCTGGCGCAGGGAGCCTGCGGCCGCATTGCGGGGGTTTGCCAAAAGCGGCTTGCCTTCAACCTCGCGGACGTCGTTGAGCGCCTTGAAAACAGAGCGCTTTAAATAAACCTCGCCCCGGACAACAAGGTGTTCCGGCGCATTATCCAGCTTTTTTGGCAGGCTTTTAATCGTTTTAAGATTATCCGTCACGTCCTCGCCGACGAGGCCGTCGCCGCGCGTGGCACCGCGCACGAATACGCCGTTGTCGTAATACAGGGCAACGGACAAGCCGTCAATCTTCGGCTCGACGATATAGCCAGCGCTACCGGCGGCGGCGTTTACCCGTTCGTCAAAGGCGCGAAGCTCGTCAAAAGAAAAAACGTCGTTGAGGCTCTCGAGCGGGACTTCGTGCCGAACAGGCGAAAACACTGCCGAGGCTGTGCCGCCGATCATCTGCGTCGGCGAGTCGGGCACGACGAGCGCTGGGTGCGCTTTTTCCAGCGCCTTGAGCCTGTTCATCAGCCGGTCATAGTCATAATCGCTCACGAGCGGATCGTCACGGTCATAATAGGCCGCGGCGTAGCGGTTAAGCTCTGCGCGCAGGGCTTCTATTTCTTCTTTGGCATTCATACGGGTTTAACCTCCGTTGCCGCTGAAATCGGCATAGACATTAGGGACGCTGCCGACGATAACCGTCTCGCACACGACCAGCTGTGTTGTGACCGTCTTGTCGACCGGCGCCGACCCGGGGACAAACAGGGTGACGCCAATGGAAACGTCCAGCAGGATTTGATGGCGCGTCTGGTTGATGCCGGCTGCCGAAAAATTATTGATAAAATCGACGTGAACGGCGGCGACCGACATAATTTTAACCGTAAATTTTGGGCCGCGGCCGGAAAAGATAACGCCGCCGATGGCGTTGCCGATCGGGATTTTCAGGTCTGTCATGGATTGTGAGCTGACAGCGTTTATAATACCTTTTGTCAGCCGCGCTTTGAGTGTATTCATCAGCGCCATGTTTGTCACAAGCGCCGTGACGTCGCCGTTATCGCCTTTTTCAAGCGTGACGAGCTGTGAATAGTCAAACGCGCCGTCGGAAATTTCCTGGTCAACGACGTCATTGATTTCTTCGAGGATCCGGTCGCCGACGATGGCACAGGCCGTTTTCTGCATCAGCGGCCGCAGCTGGAGAAAAATAATCGATAAAGCGGCTGTCAGCACGAGGAAATTGACGAGGAGAAAAATAAAAAGGCGTTCCGCACGGCTCATTGGCTTGAAATAAAAATTTAGCCGCAGCTGTTTTCTTTTTGCCCGGCGGTAAAACATACGCAGCACCTCCCCGGCAGGCTGTCTAAGCCGCTATTGCCCGCCTAGAGCAACTGTATGCGTCGTTTTACCGAATTATTTGTCAAGGAGCCTGTCTGCGGCCAGCATGACGGCTAGCCTGCCGGACTCAAAGGTGAGCGCACCCTGGAGATACGCGGCATACGGCTCGCGCATCGGCCCGTCGCACGAGAGCTCAATGGACGAGCCCTGCACAAACGTCCCCGCCGCCATGATGACGGGGCAGCCATAGCCCGGCATGTCCCATGGCTCGGGCGTGACGAACGCGTCCACCGGCGAAGCAGCTTGTATGCCCTCACAGAAGCGCCGGAGCTTTTCAGGGGCGCCGAGCGAGACCATCTGAATGATGTCCGACCGCCGATCATCCCACTTTGGCGACGTTTCAAACCCCAGAAGCGATAAAAGCCGCGCTGTAAAAACAGCCGTTTTGAGCGCCTCGGCCGTCGTGTGCGGGGCCGTGAAAAAGCCCTGATAGAGAAGCCTGTTGTTGAAAAGCGTTGCCCCGCATTCGCCGCCGATACCCGGCGCGGTGAGGCGGAAGGCGGCCTTTTCAACGAGATCCTGTCTTCCGGCGACGTAACCGCCCGTCGGCGCGAGGCCGCCGCCGGGGTTTTTGATGAGCGAACCGGCCATGAGGTCCGCTCCCAAATCGGTTGGCTCGCGCTCCTCGGTAAACTCGCCGTAGCAGTTGTCAACAAGGATGACGGCGCGCGGGTTTTTACTGTGGACAAGCGCGCAGATATCACCGATATCGGAAACAGACAGAGCCGCGCGCGTATCGTACCCGCGCGAGCGCTGGACATAGACGGCGGCAATGGCCTTGTCCGTCACTTTTTCGGCAATCGCGTTTATATCGGGGCGGCCGCCGGGCGTTAGATCGGCCTGCTTATATGTGACGCCGTAAGAGGCAAGCGAGCCGGGATAGCCACCCTCAAGGCCGATGACGCCACGCAGCGTGTCGTACGGCAGGCCCGTTACCGACAGGAGCGCGTCCCCCGGCGCGAGGGCGGCGAACAGGGCTGTCGTGATGGCATGCGTCCCGTTGACGAAGCCGATGCGGACGAGCGCCGATTCGGCGCCGAAAACGTCGGCATAAATCCTGTCGAGCGTATCCCGCCCCTTGTCGCCGTAGCCGTACCCCGTCGAGCCGGTGAGACAGCCGTCCGAAACGCGGTGCTTTTGAAAGGCCGCAAGCACCTTTTGTGTGTTGTAAAATGCGACGCGGTCAATCTCCGCAAGGCGCGGGGCAATCTCGCGCAGCGCCGTCTCCGCGTGCTTCATTATCTCCGGGCTGGGCGATACAATCATTCCTGTTCTCCCACTTTTTCTAATAAAAGGCCGCAAAGCTTGAAAACGGCATCGAAATCGTCGAGCGCACCGACGCAGGCGGGTGAATGAAGGTATCGCAAGGGCGCTGATATTGCCAGCGTCTGAACACCGCCAAGTGACCGCTGAACGGCGGCCGCGTCCGTCCCCCCGGCGACAGTCGTTTTCGTTTGCCAGGGGATACCATTTTCATCGGCCAGTGTTGTTGCCAGCACAAAAAGCTCTCTGTCGTAAATCGTGCCGCCGTCCATAAACGGAATAACGGCCCCCTTGCCGACGAAGCAGACCTTTTTGCCGGATGAAACGGACGGCAGGTCGGCCGCCGTCGTACCCTCTATGATGAGCGCAACGTCCGGCGCGACGCGGTAAGAAGCCGCCAGAGCGCCGCGCGTGCCAACCTCCTCCTGAACGGTGAACACAAACGTCGCATCGACCGGCAGGTCGGACTCCAAAAGCATTAATAAAACGGCGCAACCGACGCGGTCGTCCAGCGCCCGGGCTTTGACAAGGCCGTTTCCGAAGGTGCGCAGGCCGGAATCGAAAATGCCCGTGTCGCCGAGGGCGACGCTTGTCTGGGCCTCTTCCCTACTCGCTGCGCCGATATCGATATACATATCCTCAACGGGTGGGATTTTCTTCCGCTCGTCCTTCTTGACGAGGTGATATGCCTTGCTGCCGATGACGCCATAAACGCGCGCCGGACCGAGCAAGACGGCCTTGCCGAAGAGAACGCGCCGGTCGATGCCACCGACAGGAGCAAATTTCAGCGTACCGTCGTCGGAGACATCGGTAACGATGACGCCTACTTCGTCCATATGCGCGCAGAGCATGATCGATTTTTTAGGCGTTTTTCGGCCTTTTTTGAAGACAATCAGGTTGCCGAGAACATCTTCCGTCACACGGTCGGCACACTTCTCGGCACGGGCGCGGATGAGCGCGCGGACCGCGTCCTCCGTCCCGGAGACGCCGCTTTTTTCGCAGAGGCATTCGAGAAGGTCAAGCATGGCGATCGTCTCCTTTCAGCGCTTTGGCGATTTCACACAGGAGCGCGGCCGTCGCTTCGGCGTCCTGGACGCTGATGACCTCATGGCTGCTGTGCATATATTTGAGCGGCACGCCGACAAGCGCCGTCGCCACGCCCGACTGCGTGACCTGTACGACCCGCGCGTTCGTGCCGGAGTCGCCGTCCGGCTCGACGCCGATTTGATATTGAATGTTTTTGGCTTCCGCAAGCGCCTGAAGCTTTTCCGTCAGCCGCCTGTTCATATTTGGGCCTTTGGAGATGACGACACCGCCGCCCTGCTCTTTCGTCTCCGGCGTTTTGCAGTCGGGTGTTTTGGCGTGGCCGACGTCAACGACGACGCACCAGTCCGGAAAAGTGGCATAAGCGCCCGGCTTGGCCCCGCGTGTGCCGACCTCCTCCTGAACGCTGAACAGGACGATAAGGTCCACATCGAGCGGTGTTTGGCCGATCAGCTCCAGCGCGCGCAAAACAGCGGCGACGGAGACCCTGTTGTCAAGCGCTTTGCCGCAGATGAGCCCGTCCCCAAAGCGCCGCGAATCGGCAGCATAGACAGCCGGTGTGCCAAGCGGGACCTTTGTGAGGGCCTCCTCCGGCGTCAGGCCGACATCGAGATAGAGGTCTTCTATTTTGATCGTCTTGTCCCCTTCCTCGCCTTTTAAAAGGTGCGGCGGCAGGGCGGTGACGACGCCGATGACGGGCGGCTCTGTCAAAACAACGAGCTCTGAGGCCGGGAGCATACGCGCGTCAACGCCGCCGAGGGGCGCAAAGCGGAGGAAGCCCTCTTCCGCACCCGTAATGATAAAACCAATTTCGTCAAAATGCGCGTCCAGCATCAGTTTCGGCGCGCCGTCGCGCCCACAGCGCCGTGTACCAATGATATTGCCGAGCGTGTCAGTCGTGACGTCGTCCATAAAAGACGCAAGCAGCGCTTTGATGGTTGTTTGAGCTTCCGCTTCAAACCCGGCGGGGCCTTTGAGGGCGGACAGCTTTAAGATGGTGTCGATCAATGCCATATGATTACTCCAATCCAAGGATGATGTCTTTAAAAGTATTCCCGCGTTCCTCAAAATTCTTAAACCGGTCGAACGACGTGCACGCCGGGGAGAGCAGAACGACGTCCCCTGCCCGCGCCGCTTGGTGCGCGGCGAGGACGGCCTCTTGAAAATCGGCTTTTTCAATGATCTCGGGCAAGCCCTGATAGCTAGGCGCATTTTCAACGGCGGCGCGGATTTTTCCGGCCGTGAGGCCCGTTAAAACGAGCGTTTTGACGTGGTTTATGATTGCCGGGCCGAGATCGTCAAACGCAACGCCCTTGTCCTTGCCGCCCGCGATTAAAATGACTTTCTGGGGGAAGGCGCGCAGCCCGGCTGTCGTCCGCGAAGGGCTGGAGGCGATGGAGTCGTTATAATAACGGACGCCGCGAAGCGTTCGGACAAGCTCGATGCGGTGGGCAACACCGCGAAACGTCTCAGCGACGCGCACGCATGCTTCCCGACCCACAAGGCCGCGAACGGCGGCGAATGCCGCCATGAAGTTTTCAATGTTGTGGACACCGGGCAGGAGAATCTGCTCGGCGTTGAGGATCGGCGACGCTTCGCCGCCGGAAACTTCAAAAATCGTCCCACCTTCTTGGAACACACCGTTTTGAACGTGGCTTTGGCGGCTGAAAAATCGGACGGCGCCGCGCGCTGTGTCGGCAAACGCGCGTGTAATGTCGTTATCACAATTTAAAACAACGATTCCCGTTTCATCCTGATACTTATAAATGTTTCGCTTGGCCTCGACGTACTCTGCCATGTCACGATGCACGTCCAGATGGTTCGGCGAGACGTTTGTGACGACGGCGACGGCGGGGCTTTTCGCCATCGTCATCAGCTGGAATGACGATAGCTCTAAAACCGCGATGTCATCCGGGGCCATCGCGTCGGCGCGCGTTAAAAGCGGCGTGCCGATATTACCGCCGACGTGGACGGTATAGCCGCCTTCCTGTAGG belongs to Oscillospiraceae bacterium CM and includes:
- the yunB gene encoding sporulation protein YunB, producing MFYRRAKRKQLRLNFYFKPMSRAERLFIFLLVNFLVLTAALSIIFLQLRPLMQKTACAIVGDRILEEINDVVDQEISDGAFDYSQLVTLEKGDNGDVTALVTNMALMNTLKARLTKGIINAVSSQSMTDLKIPIGNAIGGVIFSGRGPKFTVKIMSVAAVHVDFINNFSAAGINQTRHQILLDVSIGVTLFVPGSAPVDKTVTTQLVVCETVIVGSVPNVYADFSGNGG
- a CDS encoding methionine gamma-lyase family protein; the protein is MIVSPSPEIMKHAETALREIAPRLAEIDRVAFYNTQKVLAAFQKHRVSDGCLTGSTGYGYGDKGRDTLDRIYADVFGAESALVRIGFVNGTHAITTALFAALAPGDALLSVTGLPYDTLRGVIGLEGGYPGSLASYGVTYKQADLTPGGRPDINAIAEKVTDKAIAAVYVQRSRGYDTRAALSVSDIGDICALVHSKNPRAVILVDNCYGEFTEEREPTDLGADLMAGSLIKNPGGGLAPTGGYVAGRQDLVEKAAFRLTAPGIGGECGATLFNNRLLYQGFFTAPHTTAEALKTAVFTARLLSLLGFETSPKWDDRRSDIIQMVSLGAPEKLRRFCEGIQAASPVDAFVTPEPWDMPGYGCPVIMAAGTFVQGSSIELSCDGPMREPYAAYLQGALTFESGRLAVMLAADRLLDK
- a CDS encoding M42 family peptidase codes for the protein MLDLLECLCEKSGVSGTEDAVRALIRARAEKCADRVTEDVLGNLIVFKKGRKTPKKSIMLCAHMDEVGVIVTDVSDDGTLKFAPVGGIDRRVLFGKAVLLGPARVYGVIGSKAYHLVKKDERKKIPPVEDMYIDIGAASREEAQTSVALGDTGIFDSGLRTFGNGLVKARALDDRVGCAVLLMLLESDLPVDATFVFTVQEEVGTRGALAASYRVAPDVALIIEGTTAADLPSVSSGKKVCFVGKGAVIPFMDGGTIYDRELFVLATTLADENGIPWQTKTTVAGGTDAAAVQRSLGGVQTLAISAPLRYLHSPACVGALDDFDAVFKLCGLLLEKVGEQE
- a CDS encoding M20/M25/M40 family metallo-hydrolase, with translation MALIDTILKLSALKGPAGFEAEAQTTIKALLASFMDDVTTDTLGNIIGTRRCGRDGAPKLMLDAHFDEIGFIITGAEEGFLRFAPLGGVDARMLPASELVVLTEPPVIGVVTALPPHLLKGEEGDKTIKIEDLYLDVGLTPEEALTKVPLGTPAVYAADSRRFGDGLICGKALDNRVSVAAVLRALELIGQTPLDVDLIVLFSVQEEVGTRGAKPGAYATFPDWCVVVDVGHAKTPDCKTPETKEQGGGVVISKGPNMNRRLTEKLQALAEAKNIQYQIGVEPDGDSGTNARVVQVTQSGVATALVGVPLKYMHSSHEVISVQDAEATAALLCEIAKALKGDDRHA
- a CDS encoding UDP-N-acetylmuramoyl-L-alanine--D-glutamate ligase, with translation MKLADYITSLKHKKVAVIGIGVSNTPLIERLLQNGIAVTACDKADRAKLGASADRLEALGASLCLGDDYLKSLDADVIFRTPGMRPDVPELLAAVAHGAILTSEMEVFFDVCPCRIIAVTGSDGKTTTTSIIAAILQEGGYTVHVGGNIGTPLLTRADAMAPDDIAVLELSSFQLMTMAKSPAVAVVTNVSPNHLDVHRDMAEYVEAKRNIYKYQDETGIVVLNCDNDITRAFADTARGAVRFFSRQSHVQNGVFQEGGTIFEVSGGEASPILNAEQILLPGVHNIENFMAAFAAVRGLVGREACVRVAETFRGVAHRIELVRTLRGVRYYNDSIASSPSRTTAGLRAFPQKVILIAGGKDKGVAFDDLGPAIINHVKTLVLTGLTAGKIRAAVENAPSYQGLPEIIEKADFQEAVLAAHQAARAGDVVLLSPACTSFDRFKNFEERGNTFKDIILGLE